The nucleotide window GAATGCCTTTTCGTTATTCACCCAATATGTCAAAACATAATTTTCCTATTCCTGGATGGTGCGTAGATCTCACTGAGAAGGCCAACATTTATCGTCCGCCCTGAATTACCTCCTGGATTTCCAATACATTAACAACTAGGCTACAAAAACCCATCACTTGACAGAAGTTAAACTGGAACAAATATCTCACAGTGACTTGCATACTATTTAAGCATTAACAAAGAAATTAAATTTTCAAGTGATTCTGCATATTCTTCCATGACAAGCAGTTGGAGAGGTGGTCTTGAGCTGTGAGAACTGACCCAAAGGAGTCATGAAACggtcctcatgcattaaccctttcattcccagaatcattcttgtgaatgtcctctggaccttctccaatgacagtgcatcctttcttagataatgtactcaaaactgctctcaatactttgtgtggtctgaccaatgccttataaagcctcatcatcacatccttgctcttgtattttagtcctctcaaaataaaagctaacattgcatttgccttccttaccagcaactcaaactacaagttaaccttgagggaatcctgcaccaggactcctaagtccttttacacttctgattttttcactttctcctcatttagaaaatagtctgctttTATCTCTTTGACCAcactgcataaccatacacttccctacaatatatcccatctgccacttttttgcccattctcccaatctaagtccttctgcagactccctgcttcctcaatgctccctgcccctccagctatcttcctaTTATCTGCcacaagccatctattccattatccagatcattgacatataacgtgaaaaggaaTGTTCCCAATACcagtccctgtggaacactactcgTTACTGGCCAACCAGGATAGACCCTCTTTATTCacattctttgcctcctaccagtctgccaatgttctatccatgctaatatctttcctgtaataccttaagaccataaggcataggagcagaattaggacatttggcacatcaagtctgctccaccactttattatggctgaaccatttttcctctcagccccaatatcctgccttcttcccatatcccttcatgctatgaccaatcaagaatctatcaacctctgccttaaatgtacataaagatcTGGTCTCCACAAtggcccgtggcaatgaattacacagattcaccactctctagcttaagaaatttctcctcatctccgttcttaaagggcactcctctattctgaagctgtgttctctggccctagacttccaccataggtaacatcctctccacattcactatcaatgcctttcaccatctgataggtttcaattaggtcatccctcactcttctaaattccagtgaatacagacccagagccatcaaacgctcttcatgatAGGCCATTCCaacttggaatcattttcgtgaacctctgttgaaccctctccagtttcagcacatcctttctgagactagggcccaaaacttctcacaagacttaccagtgctttataaagtctcaacattacatccttgcctttatattctagtcctcttgaaatgaatgctaattttgcatttgccttcctcaccacagactcaacctgcaaattaacttttagggaatcctgcacaaggactcccaagtccctttgcacctcagtttttgtattctttttccatttagaaaatagtcaaccttttaattccttctactgaagtgcataaccatacatttcccagcactgtattcgtccatgcctttgcccattctcctaatttaaatacttctgcagcctctttcctcaaaactacctgcccctatgcctatcttcatattgtctgcaacctCGGCATCCAAATCAATAACATATAGAATGAAAACAATctgtcccaacacaaacccccatggaacaccactagtcatcggcagccaatcagaaaaggctccctttattcccactctttgcctcctgccagttagccactgctttatccatgctagaatcatccctgtaataccatgggcttgtagtttgttaagcagcctcgtgtggcaccttgtcaaaggacttttgAAAACCCAAACAGACAACATCAactgactctcccttgtctattctgcttgttatttcttcaaacaattccagcagatttgtcaggcaagattttccctagaggaaaccacgctgactacagtctattttatcatgtgcctccaagtaccccgaaaccacatccttaacaatcgactccaacatcttcccaaccaccaaggtcagactaactggcttataatttcctttcttctgcctctctcccttcttgaagagtggagtgacatttgcaattttccagtcttctggaatcattccagaaactatgattcttgaaagatcattactaatgcctccacaatctctacaccacctctttcaggactctggggtgtacaccatctggtccaggtgacttacctaccttcatatctttcagtttcccaagaaacttctccctagtaatggtaacttcatatAGGTAGGAGATGAAGAGaagctgtttttcccagagagtactgaatctgtggaattctctccccagggaagcagtagaagCAACCTCATTAAGTATAATGAAGGCACAGTAAGAGAGATTTTTTCATAGCAGTAGAATTAAagattctggggaaaaggcagctGGATGGAGCTGTccacagccagatcagccatgatcttattgaaaggtggaacaggcttgatgggccaaaatggctACTCCTTTATCGACTGATATCATTTGGCAATATTCTAGGTCACTCCAGATGCTGCTTATGAAGCAAATCTTTAGCCATATGCAAGAGTTACACAGAAGGTCTTTATTTCTAACCACTGCACCTGAGAATGGATGTATCTTGATTCTAGATTCAAATAGCTGATGTAGAGTTTGATCCTTCCAATAATGCccttttcttgtttgaattaagaTATTTTGGTGCCAATATGACAGGTGTGAAAGCAATCAATTGCTAAAGGGGAGATTAGAATGGAACTCAGAAGTGAATTGCAGATGAGACAGTGGACTCTCACAATGTTCAAGTGATGTAGTAAATCATTAATCCAAAGGGAAGAATTCTTTTTGAATCAAGGTTGACAAATATGTTTAACTTTAAATCATATTTACAATACAAGCATGACAATTAATTGTTTATTTGGACATATTAAATCAGAATATTTAAAAAACACAACTTGGATTTTCTCTAATAAAAAGTAATGGTTCTCCAATGTAATTATTGCATAAAGAAAAGGATATACAAAGGGAGTATTTTTTCaatttcattttacaaccaataaAACTGATATTTGTCTAAACAGGTAAAGTTTTTCTGAGAAATGAAGAtaaatttattttacttttttcctTCAACCATGATTATATGGTAACCAAATTTAGTTTTTACAGGTGGGTCTGTGTATATGGGTTTatctgttgtgctgttggagagggcAAAAGCAGCTTCCTGGAAGGGTCCCACCATTGAACCTCTGGTCATCCAGCCCAGATCACCCTAAAAATAGAAACAATTATTTACACATCTGCAATTTATTTGAAACACATAGAAAGAAAACTTTTAATGAGCATTTTCAGGTCTTGATGCAGTAAAGATGCCCAAATAACTAGGCTGCAGCCTTTAATTGTGAACTTAAACACACATCATAGCAAAGTTATGCAGGTTCACTgaaatgtcagcaaacactcaaACTTGTTTTTCGACTAACATTGCAGCCACATACATTTAGTAAcaagacagttcagaaatctttACAATCTACAATTCATCAGCATACTACCATAAGGAATCAAATGTTCACATATTTTTTGTTTTGTACTTACTCCTTGCCTAGCTTTGTCTTCACTGTATTGACTAGCTACTTCATTAAATTTCATGCCGGACTTCAACTTCTCCATGGCTTCCATGATTTTACTGTGCTTTTCACAGAGGATGTGTCTTACCTGCAACAACAGAAATACTGTAATGCTTCCACTAGACAACCAAAATCAAATTTTAACAAAAAACAATTGAACCCCAAACTTTCCTGATGGAATTGTAGGTAAATATACCACCAAATCCAGTACTAAGTCCCACAGAACAGGACGAGTGAACACTGAACTCTGATTTCCTTAAACATTATCTTACATAGGAATCAGGTTAATTTTCCTGGAACTGCAAATTAAAAagttaacaaaaaaaatctaccagAATTCCTGTATATGATTGTTCCTGTTTCTTGGGCAATTGAAATGATTGAGCCTGTGGGAACATGAGGTGATTAAAATTGGATTAGTGTAAAAATAGAAGCATGGTAGTTGGTGCAGACTTGTGGACTAAAGATTGTTTCCAAGCTGCTTCTTCCTACGACACTATGAATCACTTCCATTCTGACTTTTGGGTTCAGGGGAGCTTGATGAAGCCCTATGTACATATGGGACAAGAGGTGCTTGATAGGACAGAATATTTGGGTAATTTCTGAAATGACGAACTCCTGCCACATAAGCAGGActtctacagtggcatgcagaagtttgggcaccctggtcaaaatttctgctggccaagcgagtaaaagatgacctgatctccaaaaggcataaagttaaagatgacacatttctttcatattttaagcaagattacttttttatttctatcttttacagtttcaaaacaacaaaaaaggaaaagggcctgaagcaaaagtttgggcaccctgcatggtcagtacttagtaacaccccctttggcaagtatcacagcttgtaaacgctttctgcagccagctaagagtctttcaattcttgtttgggggattttcgcccattcttccttgcaaaaagcttctagttctgtgagattcttgggctgtcttgcatgcactgctcttttgaggtctatccacagatttttgatgatatttaggtcgggggactgtgagggccatggcaaaaccttcaccttgcgcctcttgaggtagtctattgtggattttgaggtgtgcttaggatcattatcctgttgtagaaaccatccttttttcatcttcagtttttttacagacggtgtgatgcttgcttccagaatttgctagtatttaattgaattcattcttccctttaccagtgaaatgttcccccagccactggctgcaacacaagcccaaagcatgatcgatccacccccgtgcttaacagttggagaggtgttcttttcatgaaattctgcacccttttttctccaaacatacctttgctcattgcggccaaaaagttctattttaacttcatcagtccacaggacttgtttccaaaatgcaccaggcttgtttaggtgttcttttgcaaacttctgacgctgaactttgtggtgaggatgcaggaaaggttttcttctggatgactcttccatgaaggtcatatttgtgcaggtgtcgctgcacagtagaataatgcaccaccactccagagtctgctaaatttgCCAGTCAAACggacttttgcagtcaaacgggggttttgatttgcctttctagcaatcctatgagcagttctcttggaaagttttcttggtcttccagacctcaacttgacctccaccattcctgttaactgccatttcttaattaagttacgaactgaggaaacagctacctgaaaatgctttgctatcttcttatagccttctcctgctttgtgggcatcatttattttaattttcagagtgctaggcagctgcttagaggagcccatggctgctgattgttgggacaaggtttgaggagtcagagtatttacaaagctttgaaatttgcatcacctggcctttccaaacgatgactgtgaacaagccatagccctaacaagctaattaaggtctgagaccttggtaaaagttatctgagagctcaaatttccgggggtgcctaaacttttgcatggtgctcctttctttttttcactctaaaattgtacaaaacaaaaataacacactaatcttgcttaaaatgttgaaaagaatgtttcatctttaactttatgacttttggagatcagttcatcttctattcacttaactattcacagtaacagaaattttgaccagggtggccaaacttttgcataccactgtatgcgCTCCCCATGCAACTTTAATATCATTAATATACCTAGCATTGATGCCATTGTTGCTTTCAGCTGGCTCTATTGCATACGCTGATCTATCGATTCAAGGGTTTAAACACCATCCTGAACTCCTTTTCTTTACTTTAGGCGGTTATGGACCAACAATTCTCAGGAATCACTGAGGTAGCTATAATTCAAAGAAGGTTTGAGGGCTTCTTGTTTGTCTGGCCAGTAATCTCCTGCCATGGCAGAACTCAAAACAGAGAACAGTCTGTTTTGGGAGTCTGCTGTTCGATATACAAGCCTCATGGTCTACCCTACTGAGTGTAAATAGAAGTTGGGGTTACGGTACCAGGAGATGACCCTGACACTGGTTTAGTTATCCTTCCACTG belongs to Mobula hypostoma chromosome 10, sMobHyp1.1, whole genome shotgun sequence and includes:
- the pin4 gene encoding peptidyl-prolyl cis-trans isomerase NIMA-interacting 4 → MPPKGKSKAAPKGGKGAAGGDNADKKDKGPKGGNAVKVRHILCEKHSKIMEAMEKLKSGMKFNEVASQYSEDKARQGGDLGWMTRGSMVGPFQEAAFALSNSTTDKPIYTDPPVKTKFGYHIIMVEGKK